Proteins encoded together in one Chitinophaga lutea window:
- a CDS encoding TonB-dependent receptor produces MKIAAFFLISACLTASANGFAQKVTLREKNARIEKVLLEIKRQTGYVFFYDAAILKNAKPVTMRVQDADIADVLKRILKYEGLDFAVQNKTITIIKIRAPGYQPPHHAADTFTIKGTITNAEDNTPIPGVSILNRNSGIGTQTNPEGRFTLKVSLDDKLVITHMNYENINYEVKNNDDIFIKLAQKVVTLNTDVVVVGYATQKKTSVVSSVSTVSGEELKFGGRNLSNNLQGQLPGIISFQRSGEPGYDNATFWIRGISTYNGAQNPLILVDGVPRNFNDIDPNEIATFSILKDAAATAVFGAEGANGVILVTTKRGRIQKTEITYRGEYSVLTPLRMPEFVGSAEYLSTYNEALRNEGKAPIIDEQLIEKYRNHADPDLYPDVNWLDMLMRDHTNNMRHNLTFRGGTSKARFFVAGSYYKESGLFKNNALAQYSSNIDLKRYNLRSNIDIDVSPSTLLRVDLSGQYLETNYPGVGAGTIFTSATITPSYLFPAVYSDGKLADHPRSSNNRVNPFNQLNHSGYTNEFRTNIQSRVDLEQKLNMITPGLSAKVSASYDFYGNYNVRSGKSINTYFATGRDANDKLKYTQIKSGTDQLTDAGTSQSSTKNIYLEASLNYTRQFAQKHDVTGMALAYQKESQVSSDRLPFRKMAYVGRLTYAYDRRYSIEVNVGITGSEAFAEGYRYGVFPAAGVAWIASNEPFYPEALRNVLSNMKLRFSYGLTGNDYYGNQRFLYRGGFTSSDIRGATFGYNAGGRLNSYSGLAEDRFSAPHLSWETETKRNYGIELGFFGNKLNINADYFDNNRYDILVQRRSVSAAAGFRQSPFQNFGKVTNKGVEANINFRQSLGQSSMVTFRGNFTYARNKVIEMDELMPLFPWMASTGNRLNMPNIWVAERLFRDSDFDITTVPGGNPVYQLKKDVANQNYFNPDVRPGDIKYKDLNGDGLINQFDQSKYESHPYTPEITYGFGVGYECKGFSINCFFTGIANTSVVLENGEGLLFPYERGMDESNVRTMARDRWREGKGDNQQVLFPRLRSQKFTNNVVPSTWWLRDAGFMRLKNAELGYSIPRKMLNRLRISNARVYLLGYNLLTWDKLKYWDPEQGNGTAGLTYPQSRSFTAGAEFTF; encoded by the coding sequence ATGAAAATCGCCGCATTTTTTCTTATCTCTGCCTGTCTTACCGCAAGCGCCAACGGCTTCGCCCAGAAAGTCACGTTGCGGGAGAAGAATGCCAGAATTGAGAAGGTATTACTAGAGATCAAACGGCAAACCGGTTATGTATTTTTCTATGATGCCGCTATTCTAAAAAATGCGAAGCCGGTCACTATGCGGGTGCAGGATGCAGACATAGCGGACGTTTTGAAAAGAATCCTGAAATATGAGGGATTGGATTTCGCCGTACAAAACAAGACCATTACAATCATCAAAATAAGGGCTCCGGGTTACCAGCCGCCACACCATGCAGCCGATACGTTTACCATCAAAGGGACGATCACCAATGCGGAAGACAATACCCCCATCCCCGGCGTTTCCATTTTAAACCGCAATTCCGGGATAGGCACCCAGACCAACCCGGAGGGGCGGTTTACCCTGAAAGTGTCGCTGGACGATAAATTGGTCATTACGCACATGAATTATGAAAATATCAACTACGAGGTTAAAAACAATGACGATATTTTTATAAAACTGGCGCAAAAGGTCGTAACGCTTAATACGGATGTGGTCGTAGTGGGGTATGCCACACAGAAAAAGACAAGCGTGGTCAGTTCGGTCAGCACTGTCAGCGGGGAAGAACTGAAATTCGGCGGCCGCAATCTGAGCAATAACCTGCAAGGGCAATTGCCCGGCATTATTTCGTTTCAACGGAGCGGAGAGCCGGGTTATGACAATGCTACCTTTTGGATCAGGGGTATCAGTACCTACAATGGCGCTCAAAATCCGTTGATCCTTGTAGACGGCGTACCGCGCAACTTCAACGATATTGATCCGAACGAGATAGCCACTTTCAGCATTTTGAAAGATGCTGCGGCTACCGCGGTGTTTGGTGCTGAGGGCGCCAACGGGGTGATCCTGGTCACAACTAAAAGAGGCCGTATTCAGAAGACTGAGATTACGTACCGCGGGGAATACAGCGTTTTAACGCCATTAAGAATGCCTGAATTCGTTGGCTCGGCCGAGTATTTGTCTACTTACAACGAGGCGCTTCGCAACGAAGGGAAAGCGCCTATTATTGATGAGCAACTAATCGAAAAATACAGGAACCATGCTGATCCCGATCTCTATCCGGACGTAAACTGGCTGGATATGCTGATGCGCGATCATACGAACAATATGCGCCATAACCTGACCTTCCGGGGTGGCACCAGTAAAGCGCGTTTTTTTGTCGCGGGCAGTTATTACAAAGAAAGCGGATTGTTTAAGAATAATGCGTTAGCGCAGTACAGCAGCAATATTGATCTGAAGCGGTATAATCTCAGGAGTAACATCGACATTGACGTATCTCCTTCCACTTTATTGCGGGTCGACCTAAGCGGCCAGTACCTCGAAACAAATTATCCGGGCGTAGGCGCCGGCACTATCTTTACCAGCGCAACCATCACCCCTTCTTATTTGTTTCCCGCAGTCTATTCGGATGGAAAACTGGCCGATCATCCACGTTCCAGTAACAACCGGGTTAACCCCTTTAACCAGTTAAATCATTCCGGGTATACCAATGAGTTCCGAACCAATATTCAATCAAGAGTGGATCTGGAGCAAAAGCTCAACATGATCACTCCGGGGCTTTCAGCGAAAGTAAGCGCGAGTTATGATTTCTATGGAAACTATAACGTCCGTTCCGGTAAATCGATCAATACCTACTTTGCTACCGGCAGGGATGCCAACGACAAATTGAAGTATACGCAAATTAAATCGGGTACCGACCAGTTGACGGATGCCGGTACAAGCCAGAGTTCCACTAAAAATATTTATTTGGAGGCATCGCTGAATTATACCAGGCAATTTGCGCAGAAGCATGATGTAACAGGCATGGCCCTGGCCTACCAAAAGGAATCGCAGGTAAGCAGCGATCGCCTTCCCTTCAGAAAAATGGCCTATGTGGGCCGGTTAACGTATGCTTATGACAGGCGCTACTCCATAGAAGTAAACGTAGGGATAACCGGCTCCGAAGCCTTTGCTGAAGGTTACCGGTACGGTGTGTTCCCCGCTGCCGGTGTCGCCTGGATAGCCAGCAACGAACCGTTTTACCCGGAAGCATTGAGGAATGTGCTTTCGAACATGAAACTCCGCTTTTCGTATGGGCTAACCGGAAACGATTATTATGGCAACCAGCGGTTTCTGTACAGAGGCGGATTCACCAGCTCGGATATCCGCGGCGCCACCTTTGGATACAATGCAGGAGGCCGTTTGAACAGCTATTCCGGCCTCGCCGAAGATCGCTTCAGCGCCCCGCATCTTTCCTGGGAAACCGAAACCAAAAGGAACTACGGCATTGAACTGGGATTTTTCGGTAACAAACTGAACATCAACGCAGACTATTTTGATAACAACAGGTACGATATACTGGTACAGCGCCGCTCGGTGTCCGCGGCAGCGGGATTCCGGCAATCACCTTTTCAGAATTTCGGGAAAGTGACGAACAAAGGCGTTGAGGCGAATATTAATTTCCGTCAGTCACTGGGACAATCTTCAATGGTGACATTCAGAGGCAACTTTACCTATGCCCGCAACAAGGTCATTGAGATGGATGAGCTCATGCCGCTTTTCCCGTGGATGGCATCTACCGGCAATCGCTTAAATATGCCCAATATCTGGGTGGCGGAACGTTTGTTCCGGGACAGTGATTTCGATATTACTACCGTTCCGGGCGGCAATCCCGTTTACCAGTTAAAGAAAGACGTGGCTAACCAGAATTACTTTAACCCTGATGTGCGCCCGGGAGACATTAAGTACAAAGACCTGAACGGGGATGGATTAATTAACCAGTTTGATCAGTCCAAATATGAAAGTCATCCCTATACCCCTGAAATCACTTACGGTTTTGGCGTTGGTTATGAGTGCAAAGGCTTTAGCATTAACTGTTTCTTTACCGGGATCGCTAACACTTCCGTCGTTTTGGAAAACGGTGAAGGATTGCTTTTTCCCTATGAACGGGGGATGGATGAATCAAATGTACGCACTATGGCGCGTGACAGGTGGCGGGAAGGAAAAGGAGACAACCAGCAGGTGCTGTTCCCGCGCCTGAGAAGCCAGAAATTTACCAACAATGTAGTACCCAGTACATGGTGGTTGCGTGATGCCGGTTTCATGCGCTTGAAAAACGCTGAATTAGGTTACAGCATCCCTAGAAAAATGTTGAACAGACTGAGAATAAGCAATGCCCGTGTTTATCTGCTGGGTTACAACCTGTTAACCTGGGACAAACTCAAATACTGGGATCCCGAACAGGGAAATGGTACGGCAGGACTGACTTATCCACAATCCAGGTCCTTCACAGCCGGTGCAGAGTTTACATTTTAA
- a CDS encoding FecR family protein has protein sequence MTQEEFQQLLIAYREGTLAPVDKALFFKWLPVYEKQLAEQLDRDLHDPAIQPLGDEATRDIIYNAIQLTAHSDADLSYPMRGKPSLRRWGWAAAAILAGVMVLGSIYFPVYRNRAQPAEAVARLQDVPPGQNKAVLILSDGSKVTLDSAGNQVIRQGATVVRKQGGSLQYDEEERGPAVAYNTLSTPLGGQFRIVLSDGTKVWLNAGSSIRYPVTFAGHERVVEVTGETYFEVADDATAPFIVKAARQEIKVLGTRFNVNAYADEPMVSTTLLNGAVRIVSGNVTRLLKPGEQLATQYASNEVTVRSVNVDNVVAWTSGKFMFENSDIKAVMRQLARWYDVEVMYGSDIPSREFVGEIERDLHLSQVLKILEQNNIHFKIQGRKIIVLR, from the coding sequence ATGACGCAAGAAGAATTTCAGCAACTTTTAATAGCATACAGGGAGGGGACCCTTGCTCCGGTGGACAAAGCCCTTTTTTTTAAGTGGCTGCCTGTATATGAAAAACAGCTGGCGGAGCAGCTGGACAGGGATTTGCATGATCCTGCCATTCAGCCGCTGGGTGATGAGGCTACACGGGACATCATATATAATGCGATTCAATTAACGGCTCACAGTGATGCAGACTTATCCTACCCAATGCGCGGCAAGCCATCTTTACGCCGCTGGGGATGGGCCGCAGCGGCCATATTAGCTGGAGTGATGGTCTTGGGAAGTATTTATTTCCCCGTTTATCGCAATAGGGCCCAACCCGCAGAAGCGGTTGCCCGGCTACAGGATGTCCCGCCCGGCCAGAACAAAGCCGTTCTTATCTTATCAGACGGCTCCAAAGTTACATTGGACAGCGCCGGAAACCAGGTGATCCGGCAGGGAGCGACGGTCGTGCGCAAACAGGGCGGGAGTTTGCAGTATGATGAGGAAGAACGGGGGCCGGCAGTCGCTTATAATACCCTGAGCACCCCGCTCGGTGGGCAGTTCCGGATAGTCCTGTCGGATGGCACGAAAGTCTGGCTGAATGCGGGCTCTTCCATCCGATATCCCGTTACCTTTGCCGGGCATGAACGGGTGGTGGAAGTAACGGGTGAAACTTACTTTGAAGTGGCCGATGATGCTACTGCGCCATTTATCGTAAAAGCTGCCAGACAGGAGATCAAAGTACTGGGTACCCGCTTCAATGTGAATGCCTATGCGGATGAGCCAATGGTGAGCACAACACTGCTGAACGGCGCCGTGAGAATAGTTTCCGGCAATGTTACCAGGTTGCTGAAGCCCGGGGAGCAATTGGCCACGCAATATGCCAGCAACGAGGTAACCGTCAGGTCTGTGAATGTGGACAACGTTGTTGCCTGGACAAGCGGAAAATTCATGTTTGAAAACTCGGATATCAAGGCCGTTATGCGGCAGCTGGCCAGGTGGTATGATGTGGAAGTGATGTATGGCAGTGACATTCCATCCAGGGAGTTTGTTGGAGAAATAGAAAGAGATTTACACCTTTCACAGGTGCTGAAGATATTAGAACAGAATAATATCCATTTTAAAATTCAGGGCAGGAAAATTATTGTGCTCCGCTGA
- a CDS encoding RNA polymerase sigma factor: protein MVHNEQQLLLRIAGGDERAFREFYNAHWNNVYTMALQYLKSVLVAQDAVQDIFEKFWASRTSMQHIENPGGYLYVTARNYLISRLRKKAAECSYNTEAMLHIPERGASPDGLLHIKEVTEAIEKAVQALPAQQKKVFQLSRKEEMPLKEIAAQMNISYATAREYMSLALKSIRKYLAAHLHELPAIIALFIL, encoded by the coding sequence GTGGTACATAACGAGCAGCAATTGCTTTTGCGGATAGCGGGTGGAGATGAGAGGGCCTTCCGTGAATTTTATAATGCGCATTGGAACAATGTTTATACGATGGCCTTGCAATACCTGAAAAGTGTATTGGTAGCACAGGACGCCGTGCAGGATATTTTTGAGAAATTCTGGGCAAGCCGCACTTCGATGCAGCACATTGAAAACCCCGGAGGGTACCTGTATGTAACCGCCAGGAATTATCTCATTTCCCGCCTTCGCAAAAAAGCCGCTGAATGTAGTTACAATACGGAGGCGATGTTACATATACCTGAACGGGGCGCCTCCCCAGACGGTTTGCTGCATATCAAGGAGGTGACAGAAGCTATTGAAAAGGCGGTACAAGCGCTCCCGGCACAGCAGAAAAAGGTGTTTCAACTCAGCCGGAAAGAAGAAATGCCCTTAAAGGAAATTGCTGCTCAAATGAACATCTCCTATGCTACGGCCAGGGAATATATGAGCCTGGCCCTGAAATCTATCCGTAAATACCTGGCAGCGCACCTGCATGAATTGCCGGCTATCATAGCTCTTTTTATTCTTTAA
- a CDS encoding VOC family protein: MNPKMIWANLTVSDLDRTTKFYTALGFKPNGRSDELTSFFAGGNNFIMHFFLKDKLKANVEIEISDAHIANEIIFTLSAESKDEVNEWEQEVQNAGGKIVSKAKAFGAGYYGLVFADPDGHKFNVFHM, from the coding sequence ATGAACCCGAAAATGATATGGGCCAATTTAACTGTCAGCGACCTGGACCGGACAACGAAATTTTATACGGCATTGGGATTTAAACCCAACGGGAGATCTGACGAGCTGACCAGCTTTTTTGCAGGCGGTAACAACTTCATCATGCACTTCTTTTTGAAAGACAAGCTGAAAGCGAATGTGGAGATTGAAATTTCCGATGCGCACATTGCGAACGAAATCATCTTTACCCTTTCCGCCGAAAGCAAAGACGAGGTGAACGAATGGGAGCAGGAAGTCCAGAACGCCGGCGGAAAAATCGTGTCAAAAGCCAAAGCGTTTGGAGCGGGATATTACGGCCTTGTATTTGCCGACCCCGACGGGCATAAATTCAACGTGTTTCATATGTGA
- a CDS encoding MaoC family dehydratase — translation MVIINSFAEYQAYEGKEIGSSQWHKIDQEQINKFADATIDHQWIHTDEERAKNEGPFKSTIAHGYLTLALIPYLWKQIADIRNVKMEINYGIEQFKFGQAVLVNDEVQLSAKLKSIVDLRGVTKVVIAATLSIKGKTKPAYTGDVVFLYHF, via the coding sequence ATGGTAATCATTAATAGTTTCGCGGAGTATCAAGCATACGAGGGTAAAGAAATAGGCAGCTCCCAGTGGCATAAAATAGACCAGGAGCAGATCAACAAGTTCGCAGATGCAACAATTGATCATCAATGGATCCATACGGACGAAGAAAGAGCCAAAAACGAAGGGCCTTTCAAAAGCACTATCGCCCACGGCTACCTGACCCTGGCGTTGATTCCATATTTATGGAAGCAGATCGCAGACATCCGTAATGTTAAAATGGAAATAAACTACGGCATAGAGCAGTTCAAGTTTGGCCAGGCGGTGCTGGTGAACGATGAAGTGCAATTATCAGCGAAACTCAAATCCATAGTGGATTTAAGAGGTGTTACGAAAGTGGTGATCGCCGCCACGCTCAGTATTAAAGGCAAAACAAAGCCGGCCTATACCGGCGATGTCGTATTTCTATATCACTTCTGA
- a CDS encoding extracellular catalytic domain type 1 short-chain-length polyhydroxyalkanoate depolymerase, with product MKRLVFQLLLACVPVVFMSCEKSDGERPFSLREQITVDGLERTFLLDLPSGYYDSSGFDLVIALHGTGGSGEQCKKDYGWSQKAAQAGFIVAYPDGVRSRGALGIRTWNAGGCCGYAEENRIDDVRFISTLIDDLVARYRVNPKRVYVTGMSNGAMLSYRLACEIPGKIAAIAPVSGTLITTAPCTPSRPVPVLHIHSALDTIVPYRGGIGIGGYYFPPADSALRVWAGVDGCAQAPETLTDNEKYTAVRWKDCREGTTVIRYLTKDGGHSWPGGPKSRPGADAPSTAINATNVIWDFFHHYTLP from the coding sequence ATGAAACGTTTAGTATTTCAACTTTTGCTGGCATGCGTGCCCGTTGTTTTCATGAGCTGTGAAAAGAGCGACGGGGAACGCCCGTTCAGCCTGCGCGAACAGATCACGGTAGACGGGCTGGAGCGCACATTCCTCCTGGACCTGCCGTCCGGTTATTACGACAGCAGCGGCTTTGACCTGGTCATTGCTTTGCACGGAACAGGCGGCAGCGGCGAACAATGCAAAAAGGATTACGGGTGGTCGCAGAAAGCCGCGCAGGCAGGGTTCATAGTAGCCTACCCCGACGGTGTACGCAGCAGGGGCGCGTTGGGTATCAGGACGTGGAATGCCGGCGGCTGCTGCGGTTATGCGGAGGAAAACCGGATCGACGACGTCAGGTTCATCAGCACCCTGATCGATGACCTGGTAGCCCGTTATCGCGTCAATCCCAAAAGGGTGTATGTAACCGGCATGTCCAACGGCGCCATGCTGAGCTACCGCCTGGCCTGCGAAATACCCGGGAAGATCGCCGCCATTGCGCCCGTCAGCGGAACGCTCATCACTACCGCGCCCTGCACCCCCTCCAGGCCGGTGCCGGTGCTGCACATACATTCCGCACTGGATACGATCGTGCCTTACCGGGGCGGCATCGGTATCGGCGGGTATTATTTTCCGCCGGCAGATTCCGCCCTGCGGGTATGGGCCGGCGTTGACGGCTGCGCGCAGGCGCCGGAGACCTTGACGGACAACGAAAAATATACGGCTGTCCGGTGGAAGGACTGCCGTGAGGGGACCACCGTGATCCGTTACCTCACCAAAGACGGTGGCCACTCCTGGCCCGGCGGCCCCAAAAGCAGGCCGGGCGCCGATGCGCCGTCGACCGCCATCAACGCCACCAACGTGATCTGGGATTTTTTTCATCATTATACATTACCGTAA
- a CDS encoding outer membrane protein assembly factor BamB family protein: protein MRTNKFLFYAMPCIVMASMRLMGCGDGGSGDPAYGPGWPAAHADGHNSDYSPVKGARNIAFAWQRKFEGTINLGPTTGMDGQVYVTTSAEGCHLYALDARTGATRWCTDAVNQYAVASSALLDEEGRIYLADDEAMHAFDNTGRLLWETPITGFPLSAQFTQTGKVIFITHIGLLYVLDRHTGKAVIDRYSLAGGMPADSTFDPQACMRGTEACPCANTLAFDQRSGRFFFTYWKPGTPQAALWGMRYTEEGGPAVKKLWETSALPGGSASSPDISADGSRIYVNANTGGLFAMNAETGATIWEYDIGYEPGGSQSTSPDGYIMPAGGGNAPLLCIRDAGDHAALVWRNEALQNRGVATQVAGKLVYPTVAAGSERFSYDLLVVDVLTGRELDRERLPGKGLFTVGTTIGPEGNVYVPTFNGLLFAYRPD, encoded by the coding sequence ATGAGAACGAACAAATTTTTGTTTTATGCCATGCCCTGCATCGTGATGGCCTCCATGCGGCTGATGGGATGCGGAGACGGCGGGAGCGGCGACCCCGCATACGGCCCCGGCTGGCCGGCGGCGCATGCAGACGGCCACAACTCGGATTACTCACCGGTGAAAGGCGCCAGGAACATCGCCTTTGCCTGGCAGCGGAAATTCGAAGGCACCATCAACCTGGGCCCTACCACGGGCATGGACGGGCAGGTGTACGTCACCACCAGCGCCGAAGGATGCCACCTGTATGCCCTGGACGCCCGCACCGGCGCCACCCGCTGGTGTACCGACGCGGTTAATCAATACGCCGTTGCTTCTTCCGCCCTGCTGGACGAAGAAGGGCGCATCTACCTGGCCGACGACGAGGCCATGCATGCCTTTGACAATACCGGCCGCCTGCTGTGGGAAACCCCCATCACGGGCTTCCCCCTGTCTGCGCAGTTCACGCAAACCGGGAAGGTGATCTTCATTACCCATATCGGTTTGCTGTATGTGCTCGACAGGCATACCGGCAAAGCGGTGATCGACCGGTACAGCCTGGCCGGCGGGATGCCCGCCGATTCCACTTTCGACCCGCAGGCCTGCATGCGCGGCACCGAGGCCTGCCCCTGCGCCAACACCCTGGCTTTCGACCAGCGGAGCGGCCGCTTTTTCTTTACCTACTGGAAACCGGGCACGCCGCAGGCCGCCTTATGGGGCATGCGGTATACGGAAGAAGGCGGCCCGGCTGTAAAAAAGTTATGGGAAACCAGCGCACTGCCGGGAGGCAGCGCTTCCAGTCCGGACATCTCCGCTGACGGCTCGCGCATATACGTCAATGCCAACACGGGCGGCCTGTTTGCCATGAACGCGGAAACGGGCGCCACCATCTGGGAATACGATATCGGCTATGAGCCCGGCGGTAGCCAGTCCACTTCACCCGACGGATACATCATGCCGGCAGGAGGGGGTAACGCCCCATTGTTATGCATCCGGGATGCCGGCGACCATGCAGCGCTGGTATGGCGTAACGAGGCGCTGCAGAACCGCGGCGTGGCCACACAGGTAGCCGGCAAACTGGTGTATCCGACGGTGGCCGCCGGCAGCGAAAGGTTCAGCTACGACCTGCTGGTGGTGGATGTGCTCACAGGCCGGGAGCTCGACCGGGAACGCCTGCCGGGAAAGGGCCTGTTCACCGTCGGCACCACCATCGGTCCGGAAGGCAACGTCTACGTGCCCACCTTCAACGGGCTCCTGTTTGCTTACCGCCCGGATTAA
- a CDS encoding sensor histidine kinase, giving the protein MTRFYPLKGAVIAVFIALLGQVLRAHREEMLSSWSTFPASFANAFFSWLWIQYIIQRNRPAGYGWKALVSVTGCIVISIALFYLLRDVAEVRNRIEALQMGMRAVYGVLAARGLVVGGFLYFIAFLLQMAAVSQQPKLENERLKQENLQARLSLLQEQISPHFLFNSLGTLRSMVEEPAAREFIQRLSEVYRYLLGSRMADLVELRVELDFIGAYLHILRERFEDALVADIRIPPQYHHKKIPPATLQLLIENAVKHNVATAETPLRISIHAEAPDRLVVSNSLQRKTAAGENTGTGTGLSNIRERYRILAGRDINITEQSREFSVSVFLLDGKP; this is encoded by the coding sequence ATGACGCGATTTTATCCGCTTAAAGGCGCCGTGATCGCCGTTTTCATCGCCCTGCTGGGGCAGGTGCTGCGGGCGCACCGGGAAGAGATGTTATCTTCCTGGTCCACTTTCCCGGCTTCTTTCGCCAATGCTTTCTTCAGCTGGTTATGGATACAGTATATCATTCAACGGAACCGGCCGGCCGGCTACGGATGGAAAGCCCTGGTGTCGGTAACCGGTTGTATCGTCATCTCGATAGCGCTCTTTTACCTGTTGCGCGACGTGGCGGAGGTCAGGAACCGTATAGAAGCGCTGCAAATGGGCATGCGGGCCGTTTACGGCGTACTGGCCGCCAGGGGGTTGGTGGTGGGCGGTTTTTTATACTTCATCGCTTTCCTGCTACAGATGGCTGCCGTGAGCCAGCAGCCCAAACTGGAAAATGAACGCCTGAAGCAGGAGAACCTCCAGGCGCGGCTGAGCCTTTTGCAGGAGCAGATCAGTCCACACTTCCTGTTCAATTCCCTCGGCACCTTGCGCAGTATGGTGGAGGAACCGGCGGCCAGGGAGTTCATCCAGCGGCTCTCTGAAGTGTACCGTTACCTGCTGGGCAGCCGTATGGCCGACCTGGTGGAGCTGCGGGTAGAGCTGGATTTCATCGGGGCCTACCTCCATATACTCCGGGAACGTTTTGAAGACGCCCTGGTGGCGGACATCCGGATCCCCCCGCAGTATCACCACAAAAAAATTCCGCCTGCCACCCTGCAACTGCTGATCGAGAACGCCGTGAAGCACAACGTAGCCACCGCCGAAACGCCCCTGCGAATCAGCATACATGCGGAAGCACCCGACCGGCTGGTGGTCAGCAATTCCCTGCAACGGAAAACCGCGGCCGGTGAAAACACGGGCACCGGCACCGGCCTGAGCAATATCCGTGAACGATACAGGATACTCGCCGGCCGCGACATCAACATAACCGAACAGTCCCGTGAATTTTCAGTAAGCGTTTTTTTATTAGATGGCAAACCATGA
- a CDS encoding LytR/AlgR family response regulator transcription factor — protein sequence MNILIIEDEAKTARELKAMAQRLHKGLQVTDILPTVKAAVAWFQNHPPPDLVLSDIQLADGLCFEIFRSVTVTCPVIFCTAFDQYAIQAFEANGIDYLLKPVDESRLAGSLRKYEQLKQVLGGQGATANDRLSALMAQLQPHYKGSLLVFRNDKIIPVKTADMAFIHSAGGTVTVYTRDLQTYLLKETLDELEPQLDPQLFFRANRQFIIHRDALVMAEHFFNRRLVVKLDVGTPERIVVSKTKAPALLAWMEGKPLH from the coding sequence ATGAACATCCTGATCATTGAAGACGAAGCCAAAACGGCCAGAGAGCTGAAGGCCATGGCGCAGCGCCTGCATAAAGGCTTGCAGGTCACCGACATCCTGCCTACCGTAAAAGCCGCCGTAGCGTGGTTCCAAAACCATCCGCCGCCGGACCTCGTGCTTTCCGATATCCAGCTGGCAGACGGGCTTTGTTTCGAGATCTTCCGGAGCGTGACGGTTACATGTCCGGTCATTTTCTGCACCGCATTCGACCAATACGCCATACAGGCCTTCGAGGCGAATGGTATCGATTATCTGCTGAAACCGGTAGACGAAAGCCGGCTGGCCGGCAGCCTCCGCAAATACGAGCAACTGAAACAGGTCCTGGGCGGCCAGGGCGCGACCGCGAATGACCGCCTCTCTGCGCTGATGGCCCAACTGCAACCCCATTATAAAGGCAGCCTGCTCGTGTTCAGGAATGACAAGATCATCCCCGTAAAAACAGCAGACATGGCCTTCATCCATTCCGCCGGCGGCACGGTAACCGTATACACACGCGACCTGCAGACCTACCTCCTGAAGGAAACGCTGGACGAGCTGGAGCCGCAGCTCGACCCGCAACTGTTCTTCAGAGCCAACCGCCAGTTCATCATTCACCGTGATGCGCTGGTAATGGCCGAGCATTTTTTCAACAGGCGGCTGGTGGTGAAGCTGGATGTAGGCACTCCCGAGCGCATCGTGGTAAGCAAAACAAAGGCCCCGGCGTTACTGGCCTGGATGGAAGGGAAACCATTACACTGA